From the Paenibacillus sp. MMS20-IR301 genome, the window CCTGCTTGCGGATGTCGCTGCGTGAGCCGGTCCCCATATGCGACAGCACTTTATCAATCCGCTGCTTCTTGCCTGAATTTCCTTTACTCATTGCTTAAGTCCACCTCCAGCCTGCAGGATATTCGTTCTTCAGCATGCCATCCTGCCACTTCCCCCAGCCTGCACTGAAGCCGTCAATGCAGACCAGCGTGTAACCTTTGGACGCATGTCCATCTTTCACTTTCAACCGGTCTGCCGGGATCAATAAAGTCTCACCCTTCAGATAAGACACCGCTTCTCCGCTTGTACCGGACAGCGATACGCTCCGGCTGCATTCTTCAGGATGCAGCGCTGTAGCCAGCGGATGGCCGGGAATGAATCTGCCGCTCTTGATTTGTCCGGCGTACCAGCCTGGCCGAATCGTCTTCAGCCCGTCCAGCGCTTCACGCGGCAGTGGTGAGAGATACAGATGATCCCCGAACCATACCGGATAACCTGGCGGCAATGTTCCAAGCAGCTCCCCGATAAAGTCTGTATACGCTGCGAACGCTGCCCCTTCGCCTGTTCCCTGGTGCTGCCGTCCGCCCCGCTCTCCGCCAGTCTTACCCGCACTGCTGCGGCCGCCCTTACCGCTTCGCCCGCTTTCGCCCTTACCGGCCGGTGCTTTGGCAGGGGAAGCTTCTCTGGCCCCTCGGGCACGCGGAGCTGCTGCGAGGGCCTGTTCTCTTCCGCTGTCTACCTCTGCGGCTATATTCAGGCTTCCGTCATGCCGCAGCACCGCCATGAAATGCCCTTCGCCTTTAACCTTATGCGGCCACAGCCGCGCGGCACCGGGCAAGGGGCCTAATCCCGCAGTAAATGAACCAGTTCCGGGGACAGGAACCAGCGAGTACTGCGGATATGCAGACAGAAATTCCGCAATCATCTCCTCATTCTCTTCCAGCGCGAAGGTACAGGTTGAATAGACCATCGTTCCGCCCGGCTGCAGCGCTGCCGCTGCGGATCTCAGAATCTCCCGCTGCATCTCCGCATATTTGGCCGGTGTTCCCGGCTCCCACTGCTTCACCATATCTTCGTCCTTACGGAACATGCCTTCACCCGAACACGGCGCATCAATCAGAATCCGGTTGAAGAATCCCGGGAAGGCTGCAGCGATCCGCTCCGGACTCTCATTCAGCACAATTCCGTTACGGACACCATAGAGCTCAAGATTCTTGGCCAGCGCCTTGGTCCGCTCCGGGTGCAGATCATTGCTGATCAACAGGCCCTCACCCTGCAGCTTGGCTGCAATCTGTGTAGACTTGCCGCCCGGTGCAGCGCACAGATCCAGCACACGGTGTCCCGGCTGTACATCCAGCAGCTCGACCGGAGCCATTGCACTCGGCTCCTGGATATAATAGAGCCCGGCATGATAATACGGATGCTTGCCGGGTCTCTCCCCCACTTCCGTATAGAAGCCGGACGGGCACCAGGGAATAGGCTCAAGCACAAAGGGCGAGCGCTCCCGCAGCTCATCCACTGATATCTTCAGCGTATTGACGCGGATTCCCCCGTAAGGTGCTTGATTATAGGTATCAACATAAGCTTCATACTCATTTCCCAGCAATGCCTTCATGCGTTCCATGAAAGTTCCGGGCAGTTGTGCTGCCATGATGTCTTCCTCCTGCTCAATAACAAAATAACCCCACAAAGTGGGGCTTTCGCGCTGATGATTACTCAGGTACTTTGCGGGGGCCCCGAAACATGTAAACTCTTGTCTTTCTTCCCCAATTTGAAATCACTATTATATATCCGGCTCACGGCCAGTATTCATTCATTCTGATTGCGCTTAGCCCGCTCCGGCCGCTGCGGTCCGCGGCGCTGGGGAAGCTGCGGCGCAATAGACCCTGAAGCTGCTCTGACTGCCTCTTCCAGCACCGGGTCCACTAGCCGGATCGTCAGATCATAATAGGTGAAGGGATGCCCGTGATATTGCTCAAGCCGGTCAGCATACTCTCCCGCTGCCCGGGCCAGCCCCTCCAGATCAATCCCCAGTGTAACCGGCGGGTAGCCGCGCAGCACCTCACTTGACTGCTTCAGCATAATCAGAGCACCGCGCACATTGCCGTTCCGGAAATGATACAAGCCTACGGCTACCTGCAGCAATGCTTTGTATAGCGGGTCACGCTGCTGCTCCAGCCATAATTCCTCAAGCACTTCATGACATTCGAAATAATCCCTGTCCCGGTTAAAGTAAATGAGATAGGCCAGATACAGCGGCTCAAAGGCCATCCGGCTGACTGCCCTTCTTGGCATTGCCGAGCAGCTCCCGCACATGATCCAACAGTTCCTTCATCGCATCCATATCCTGTGCCTGCCAGATGGCATTGAACCGCTCCTGGCTCTCAATTGCCTCATTCACAAGGTGATAGAAGTACAACTGGTGGATAGCCTTCAGCAGTTGAGTTGTCATATTTGAATTCTCCTCGAAGGTCTTCTGGGCTTCCAGAATCTCTTCGCGGATGCTGGACATCTCGCTGTCGAGGATCGAGGCTGCTTCCGCTGCCGTCTTGAGGCGTACCCGCATTTCATCCGGGAGACTCTCGCGGTATTTATAATTCAGCGAATGCTCGATGGTTGCCCAGAAGTTCATCGCCAGTGTGCGGATCTGAATCTCGGCAAGTACAATCTTTTGTCCGAGCGCCGTCTGCACCGGATATCTGATGATCATATGGAAGCTGCGGTAGCCGCTTTCCTTATAGTTGGTGATATAATCCTTCTCATATAACACTTCAAGGTCCTTGCGGGCACGGATATATTCCGCCACTCTGCGGATATCCTCGACGAACTGGCACATGATGCGAATGCCGGCGATATCCTCAATGCCCGTTTCCAGATCCTCCATTTTTACGTTTAACCGCTTGGCCTTTTCGAGTATGCTCGACAGCCGCTTCACGCGTCCCGTTACGAACTCGATCGGGGTATATTCTTCCCTCTTCTTAAGTTCCGAGCGCATTGTCTTAAATTTAACCTTCAATTCCTCCACAGTCTGTTCATATGGAAGTAAAAAAGTTCCCCAGTCCCTGACGTCCATCGCCTTGTCCTCCTGTCCATTCATCCTTCAGTGATGATCAGCGCCCACCGCTTCTAGGATATGACGGAAACCGTCCCGCCGCAGCAGCTGCCGCAAACCGGCATGCACTTTGCGGTTTACCTCCGGCCCTTCATAGATGAGTGCTGTATAAATTTCGACCAGGCTTGCGCCTGCCCGGATTTTGTCGTATGCATCGCGAGCGGTAAAAATCCCGCCAGACCCGATAATCGGCAGCTTGCCGCCGGTCTGGCTGTAGATCCTGCGGATAATCTCCGTAGAGCGGTCGCGCAGCGGCTGGCCGCTGAGTCCTCCCGTTTCCCCCGCTTTATCACTCTTCAGCCCTTCACGGACCAGCGTTGTATTCGTGGCAATCACACCGTCCATCCCAGCTTCCGATATCGTATGTACCATATATTCCAGCTCAGCGTCGCTGACATCGGGAGCAATCTTTACCAGCAGCCCTTTGGCATTACCCGTCTTCTCCCGCTGCAGCCTCATCTCCTCGTTGACCTGGCTCAGCAGGTGCGAGAGCTCGCTGCCATGCTGGAGACTCCGCAGATCCGGAGTATTCGGCGAGCTGATATTGACCACAAAAAAATCACCGTACGGATATAGCGTACGGATACACTGGCGGTAATCCTCATGCGCGAGCTCGTTCGGGGTGGTCTTGTTCTTGCCGATATTGACGGCTACCGGAATCCGGCGCTTCTTCAGCGCATTCAGACGTGCAGCCATCGCTTCAGCGCCTTCATTATTGAAGCCCATCCGGTTGATGAGCGCCTTGTCAGGCAACAGCCTGAACAGCCGCGGGCTGTCATTGCCCGGCTGTCCCAGCGGCGTCACCGTGCCTACTTCCATGAATCCAAAGCCTATGGAAGAGAATCCGCCGATGGCTTCCGCATTTTTATCCAGCCCGGCTGCCAAGCCTACCGGAGTGGGGAAATGTACACCAAACAGGTCAACCGCAAGATCGCCTGTCTCCGGAACACCGTACATGAGGCGCATTGCCGCACTTCCGCCCGGAACCAGATCCGCCTTATTCAGTCCGCCTATGACGAGATGATGCGCCTTCTCGGGGTCCATTTTAAAGAAAATTGGTTTACCAAAATGTCGATACAGCACCGTTCTCGCTCCTTTAAGGGAACCTTAATACCTACTGCGACTCCCGTATCTATATGTCTCTTCTTAATTTTAGCCGTTTCCGGGACAAAAGAAAAGTTTTTTGCCGGGCAGTTTGTTCGCAGCCTGTCCGCAGAGTATAGTAATTTTCCTGCAAACGCATTACAATGTAAGGGTAATCACAGATAAAGAGAGAAAGAAGGATGACGATATGTCCACTAAACGCAAACCACCTACCCTGCAGCAGAAAAAAGAAGAAGTGAACCGCAAAGCAATCCTCTGGATTAGTGCAAGCCTGGTACTGCTGATTGCGCTCATAGTTGTATTATTTATCGTAGCCGGAAACTAATTTAACCAATGGTACACTTTATGGGGGTTGGTCTGATTTGGAGACGTATCGTCAGGGAACCGGTCATCCGGGATTACCAGCTCCTCAGGCAGAACCCCTTTACTAATCTGCACCTTGGTACCCATCGGGGCCATGGCAAACAGCTCCTCAACATCCTTGCGGTTCATCCGTATGCAGCCCAGCGATTCATCCTTGCCGATACTGTCCTGATCATTGGTCCCGTGTATCGCATAATTGCTGTCCGATAGCTGCATGCCGCGGCTGCCGAATTCCCCGTTATCGCGTCCGTTCGGGTTGACCACCTTGTCCGAAATAACGAAGTTCCCTTCCGGTGTGCGTTCACCGCCAAGCCCGACTTCATAGTTCCGCAGAATAATGCTGCCGCTGGTCAGAGCCAGGCGGTGTTTTTGTTTATCTATAATAATAGTAAGCGGTCCGGTAAAAAAGGGCTGTCCGCCCCCGCCTGCTCCGTTAACTGCTGCCGGTATGCCTGTACCCGTCTGCCCTTGCCCGGAAGCACCGGCAGCCGGAGCAGCCGTGCCTTGCGGTGCAGGCAGGCCAAGCCCTGCCGCCGCACTGCGGAGCGGGGCGAATTCCTCTTTCATCAGCGGCGTCACCGCACCCAGCCAGTTCGCCGGGAACGGCTGGACCAGCTGCTCCAGCGATTTCGGAAGCGCCCCTTTGCTGTTCTTATATGTACGCACAGCACTCCATAGCACGGCAAGCTCCTCCTGCTGCTCCTGCCAGCTGGCGGCCTGCTGCTTAATCCCCTCCGCATCCGGCGGCTGGCAGTCACAGGCTGCAGGATTATAGGACTGGTAGGTTACCCGTCCCTCCCTGCTCTTCTCGATTGTAGCTGCAAGCGGCAGACCCTTGGTCCATATCAGCCACTTTCCGGAACGCTTCATGCCAAGCATCGCCGTGGCTGAAGGTGTCTGCGCACTCTGCAGGATGCCGGCCAGCCCCTGGCTGCCGGACACTGCATCCGTGCCGGCAGCCGTGAAGGCGAGGCCCGCCGGTTCATCCGGTGCAGCCGTTTCCTCTGCCGCATTTCCCGGCGGGGCTTCCGGCAGCGCGGAAGCACTATTTGAAGTAAGTCCGGCCAGGCTATCCTGCGTCAGTTCAGGAGCTACGGCAGCCGGAATAAGCAGCAGGAACAGCAGCAGGAAGGCCAGCAGGATACGGCGCTTCCTGAGCCTGCCTGCCTGGCGCTCCCGGGCAGACTGCAGCAGCCCGTCCTCATATTGCTTCAGCATCTCTGCGGGCACCTTGCTGTGTTCAAACGCTTCATAGACTTCCCCGGCCTGATTGAAGCAGTAGTTGGCTTTTCCCTGCTGGCCATTCTTATAGTATTCCTTGCCGAGCAGATACCATGCCATCTTATTATCAGGGTGCATCTGCACATATGCTTTAAGATGCTGCGTATTTTTCACGTTGGCCTCCGGAACAGATAATGGATAAATATTTATTTAGCTTGAACTGGAAAGCTATATGTTGATTTAGATTACCTGCTGAGCAAATCAAATGTGGCGTTGGAGCAGGTTATAGAGGGCCAATGCCATCTGTCTGGTTCAAATACAATCCCAAGCTGATCCTTAACGGACGCCACAGCCTTTATTCGCTCAAAAAAGGTCATTGAGGCGGACTTAAGGACACGACGGCCTTTATCCGCCGCTTATCATGGGCAAACTCCGCTTTTCCGGTGAAATAACGGCGCTCATGTCCGTAAGACCGGCACTCCGGTACCTTTCTGCAGGCTTAACGCCTCTCATGTCCGTAACGCTCAGCTAGTCCCTTGAACAACCGTTACGTGACTGGCTACTTTCTTAACCGGTGGCCAATTCAGTCCATTTACCTGCGCGGCAGCTCATTGCACATGATTTTCAGCTTAAGGGTGAGACATCCGGCCGCTGCTGTTCCCGGATTTTTTGATCATTCATTACTGCTGTTCATGGTGAACATCCGGTACGCAGGCGGTCACTGGCTTCCCTGCCGTTCCAAGCTCCCCTTTTTCTAAAGTTTTATAGTGCAATCTATTTATATATATTTTATATCGGTCAGGACAGCAAAAAAAGACATCTCAAGCCGCATTTATTACGGTCAGGAGATGCCTTTATGTAAATATAAGGATCAAATATAAGTTT encodes:
- a CDS encoding quinone-dependent dihydroorotate dehydrogenase translates to MLYRHFGKPIFFKMDPEKAHHLVIGGLNKADLVPGGSAAMRLMYGVPETGDLAVDLFGVHFPTPVGLAAGLDKNAEAIGGFSSIGFGFMEVGTVTPLGQPGNDSPRLFRLLPDKALINRMGFNNEGAEAMAARLNALKKRRIPVAVNIGKNKTTPNELAHEDYRQCIRTLYPYGDFFVVNISSPNTPDLRSLQHGSELSHLLSQVNEEMRLQREKTGNAKGLLVKIAPDVSDAELEYMVHTISEAGMDGVIATNTTLVREGLKSDKAGETGGLSGQPLRDRSTEIIRRIYSQTGGKLPIIGSGGIFTARDAYDKIRAGASLVEIYTALIYEGPEVNRKVHAGLRQLLRRDGFRHILEAVGADHH
- a CDS encoding DUF309 domain-containing protein, coding for MPRRAVSRMAFEPLYLAYLIYFNRDRDYFECHEVLEELWLEQQRDPLYKALLQVAVGLYHFRNGNVRGALIMLKQSSEVLRGYPPVTLGIDLEGLARAAGEYADRLEQYHGHPFTYYDLTIRLVDPVLEEAVRAASGSIAPQLPQRRGPQRPERAKRNQNE
- a CDS encoding L,D-transpeptidase, which codes for MKNTQHLKAYVQMHPDNKMAWYLLGKEYYKNGQQGKANYCFNQAGEVYEAFEHSKVPAEMLKQYEDGLLQSARERQAGRLRKRRILLAFLLLFLLLIPAAVAPELTQDSLAGLTSNSASALPEAPPGNAAEETAAPDEPAGLAFTAAGTDAVSGSQGLAGILQSAQTPSATAMLGMKRSGKWLIWTKGLPLAATIEKSREGRVTYQSYNPAACDCQPPDAEGIKQQAASWQEQQEELAVLWSAVRTYKNSKGALPKSLEQLVQPFPANWLGAVTPLMKEEFAPLRSAAAGLGLPAPQGTAAPAAGASGQGQTGTGIPAAVNGAGGGGQPFFTGPLTIIIDKQKHRLALTSGSIILRNYEVGLGGERTPEGNFVISDKVVNPNGRDNGEFGSRGMQLSDSNYAIHGTNDQDSIGKDESLGCIRMNRKDVEELFAMAPMGTKVQISKGVLPEELVIPDDRFPDDTSPNQTNPHKVYHWLN
- a CDS encoding RsmB/NOP family class I SAM-dependent RNA methyltransferase, with product MAAQLPGTFMERMKALLGNEYEAYVDTYNQAPYGGIRVNTLKISVDELRERSPFVLEPIPWCPSGFYTEVGERPGKHPYYHAGLYYIQEPSAMAPVELLDVQPGHRVLDLCAAPGGKSTQIAAKLQGEGLLISNDLHPERTKALAKNLELYGVRNGIVLNESPERIAAAFPGFFNRILIDAPCSGEGMFRKDEDMVKQWEPGTPAKYAEMQREILRSAAAALQPGGTMVYSTCTFALEENEEMIAEFLSAYPQYSLVPVPGTGSFTAGLGPLPGAARLWPHKVKGEGHFMAVLRHDGSLNIAAEVDSGREQALAAAPRARGAREASPAKAPAGKGESGRSGKGGRSSAGKTGGERGGRQHQGTGEGAAFAAYTDFIGELLGTLPPGYPVWFGDHLYLSPLPREALDGLKTIRPGWYAGQIKSGRFIPGHPLATALHPEECSRSVSLSGTSGEAVSYLKGETLLIPADRLKVKDGHASKGYTLVCIDGFSAGWGKWQDGMLKNEYPAGWRWT
- a CDS encoding GTP pyrophosphokinase family protein, whose translation is MDVRDWGTFLLPYEQTVEELKVKFKTMRSELKKREEYTPIEFVTGRVKRLSSILEKAKRLNVKMEDLETGIEDIAGIRIMCQFVEDIRRVAEYIRARKDLEVLYEKDYITNYKESGYRSFHMIIRYPVQTALGQKIVLAEIQIRTLAMNFWATIEHSLNYKYRESLPDEMRVRLKTAAEAASILDSEMSSIREEILEAQKTFEENSNMTTQLLKAIHQLYFYHLVNEAIESQERFNAIWQAQDMDAMKELLDHVRELLGNAKKGSQPDGL